The Dickeya poaceiphila DNA window ACCTGGGGGCAATCGACCGATACGCTGAAGCTGGAAGATCGCTTCACGCCAGCGACCATCGCAGCGTTGCGTACACTGGGTCATGATGTGGAACTGCTCGCTGGATTTAGCGAAACCGTCGGCCATGCCGGGGCCATTGTCCGTCATGCCAACGGAATGCTGGAAGGCGCCAGCGATCCGCGCAGCAACGGCAGCGCCGCCGGATATTAATCTTTCTACCCGATAAGGTCTTCACCCAATAAGGTCTTCGCTCATGGAAAAAAAAGATATTGATCAGGACACGCTGTCCGCGTATCTGCAACAAATGGAAACCCTGATGGGGCTGGAGCTGGATGATGTCCGCCGTCAGGAACTGCACGCTCAGTTCAGCCGCATCGCCGCCATGGCGCAGCCGCTGATGGCGTTTGCACTGGATGAACGTCAGGAAGTGGCGGGAGTCTATCAACTATGAATCCGGCTCAACTGTCTAT harbors:
- the hpxX gene encoding oxalurate catabolism protein HpxX, whose protein sequence is MEKKDIDQDTLSAYLQQMETLMGLELDDVRRQELHAQFSRIAAMAQPLMAFALDERQEVAGVYQL